The following coding sequences lie in one Xanthomonas hortorum pv. pelargonii genomic window:
- the lepA gene encoding translation elongation factor 4, producing MRNIRNFSIIAHVDHGKSTLADRIIQLCGGLQAREMEAQVLDSNPIERERGITIKAQSVSLPYTAKDGQVYQLNFIDTPGHVDFSYEVSRSLAACEGALLVVDAAQGVEAQSVANCYTAVEQGLEVVPVLNKIDLPTADIERAKAEIEAVIGIDAEDAVAVSAKTGFNVDLVLEAIVQRIPPPKPRDTDKLQALIIDSWFDNYLGVVSLVRVMQGEIKPGSKILVMSTGRTHLVDKVGVFTPKRKELPALGAGEVGWINASIKDVHGAPVGDTLTLASDPAPHALPGFQEMQPRVFAGLFPVDAEDYPDLREALDKLRLNDAALRFEPESSEAMGFGFRCGFLGMLHMEIVQERLEREYNLNLISTAPTVVYEVLKTDGSIIPMDNPSKLPPLNHVEEIREPIIRANILTPPDYVGNIITLCEEKRGSQIGINYLGSQVQISYELPMAEVVLDFFDKLKSVSRGYASLDYHFLRFDAGPFVRVDTLINGDKVDALSIIVHRSYADRRGRELCEKMKELIPRQMFDVAIQAAVGAQIISRSTVKAMRKNVLAKCYGGDVSRKKKLLEKQKEGKKRMKQVGRVEIPQEAFLAVLQMDK from the coding sequence ATGCGGAACATCCGCAACTTCTCCATCATTGCCCACGTCGACCACGGGAAATCCACCCTGGCCGACCGGATCATCCAGCTGTGCGGCGGCCTTCAGGCGCGCGAGATGGAAGCCCAGGTGCTCGACTCCAACCCGATCGAGCGCGAGCGTGGCATCACGATCAAGGCGCAGTCGGTGTCTTTGCCGTACACGGCCAAGGACGGGCAGGTCTACCAACTGAACTTTATCGACACCCCCGGGCATGTCGACTTCTCCTATGAAGTCAGCCGCTCGCTGGCCGCGTGCGAAGGCGCGTTGTTGGTGGTGGATGCAGCCCAGGGCGTGGAAGCGCAATCGGTCGCCAACTGCTACACCGCGGTGGAGCAGGGCCTGGAAGTGGTGCCGGTGCTCAACAAGATCGACCTGCCCACCGCCGACATCGAGCGCGCCAAGGCCGAGATCGAAGCGGTGATCGGCATCGATGCCGAAGACGCGGTGGCGGTCAGCGCCAAGACCGGCTTCAACGTCGATCTGGTGCTGGAAGCGATCGTGCAGCGCATTCCGCCGCCCAAGCCGCGCGATACCGACAAGCTGCAGGCGCTGATCATCGACTCCTGGTTCGACAACTACCTGGGCGTGGTCTCGCTGGTGCGCGTGATGCAGGGCGAGATCAAGCCGGGCAGCAAGATCCTGGTGATGTCCACCGGCCGCACCCATCTGGTCGACAAGGTCGGCGTGTTCACCCCCAAGCGCAAGGAATTGCCCGCGTTGGGCGCCGGCGAAGTGGGCTGGATCAACGCCTCGATCAAGGACGTGCACGGCGCGCCGGTCGGCGATACCTTGACCCTGGCCTCCGACCCGGCACCGCATGCGCTACCCGGGTTCCAGGAAATGCAGCCGCGCGTGTTCGCCGGCCTGTTCCCGGTCGATGCCGAGGATTATCCGGACCTGCGCGAAGCGCTGGACAAGTTGCGTCTGAACGATGCCGCCCTGCGCTTCGAGCCGGAAAGTTCCGAGGCGATGGGCTTCGGCTTCCGCTGCGGCTTCCTGGGCATGCTGCACATGGAAATCGTGCAGGAGCGGCTGGAGCGCGAGTACAACCTCAATCTGATCTCGACCGCGCCGACCGTGGTCTATGAAGTGCTCAAGACCGACGGCAGCATTATTCCGATGGACAATCCGTCCAAGCTGCCGCCGTTGAACCATGTGGAAGAGATCCGCGAGCCGATCATTCGCGCCAATATCCTCACCCCGCCGGATTACGTCGGCAACATCATCACCTTGTGCGAAGAAAAGCGCGGCAGCCAGATCGGCATCAACTACCTGGGCAGCCAGGTGCAGATCAGCTACGAGTTGCCGATGGCCGAAGTGGTGCTGGATTTCTTCGACAAGCTCAAGTCGGTCTCGCGCGGTTACGCCTCGCTGGATTATCACTTCCTGCGTTTCGATGCCGGCCCGTTCGTACGTGTGGACACGCTGATCAACGGCGACAAGGTCGATGCGCTGAGCATCATCGTGCACCGCAGCTACGCCGATCGGCGCGGCCGCGAGCTGTGCGAGAAGATGAAGGAATTGATCCCGCGACAGATGTTCGACGTGGCAATTCAAGCCGCCGTCGGCGCGCAGATCATCTCGCGCTCCACGGTCAAGGCGATGCGCAAGAACGTGTTGGCCAAGTGCTATGGTGGCGACGTTTCGCGCAAGAAAAAGCTGCTGGAAAAGCAGAAAGAAGGCAAGAAGCGCATGAAGCAGGTCGGCCGCGTGGAGATTCCGCAGGAGGCCTTCCTGGCTGTCCTGCAGATGGATAAGTAG
- a CDS encoding DegQ family serine endoprotease produces MNHRIRTQMFGLIAMTLPLAACAQQPAPAAKDAAPIAANRSATPAPQLVAGLPDFTNLVEQVGPGVVNIETTITRKDAMARQRRGGPGGQDGGAMPGDEQMPEFFRRFFGPDFQMPGGPRQGPGGPGQGDDDGGIAGKSMGSGFIISADGYVLTNHHVVDGASEVTVKLTDRREFKAKVVGSDEQFDVALLKIEAKGLPTVRLGDSNPLKPGQWVVAIGSPFGLDHSVTAGIVSATGRSNPYADQRYVPFIQTDVAINQGNSGGPLLNTRGEVVGINSQIFSASGGYMGISFAIPIDLAFSAAEQIKATGHVSRGMLGVAVGPIDSLKAQGLGLPDTRGALVNDIPAGSPAAKAGIEVGDVITAVNGKPIEAASDLPPMIGLMAPGTKVTLDVLRDGKPRKVTVTLATLDNPAGNAAPRTAADDSKPSAPASVELLGLQLADLTAAERSRLGLEAGEGVRIASVTGAAARSTQPPLSPGLIIARVGRTKVGSVADINRALASVKKGDVVMLLVTDGKATSYVALKAGG; encoded by the coding sequence ATGAACCATCGCATCCGCACCCAGATGTTCGGCCTGATCGCCATGACCCTGCCGTTGGCCGCCTGCGCGCAGCAGCCCGCGCCCGCTGCCAAGGACGCCGCACCGATTGCCGCCAACCGCAGCGCCACGCCGGCGCCGCAGCTGGTGGCGGGCCTGCCGGACTTCACCAATTTGGTCGAACAGGTCGGCCCGGGCGTGGTCAATATCGAAACCACCATCACCCGCAAGGACGCCATGGCGCGCCAGCGGCGCGGTGGGCCGGGTGGGCAGGACGGCGGCGCGATGCCGGGCGATGAGCAGATGCCGGAGTTCTTCCGCCGCTTCTTCGGGCCGGATTTCCAGATGCCGGGCGGGCCGCGCCAGGGGCCGGGTGGCCCAGGGCAGGGAGATGACGATGGCGGCATTGCCGGCAAGTCGATGGGCTCGGGCTTCATCATTTCGGCCGATGGCTATGTGCTGACCAACCACCACGTGGTCGATGGCGCCAGCGAAGTGACCGTCAAGCTGACCGACAGGCGCGAGTTCAAGGCCAAGGTGGTCGGCAGCGACGAGCAGTTCGACGTGGCGCTGCTGAAGATCGAGGCCAAGGGCCTGCCAACGGTGCGCCTGGGCGATTCCAATCCGCTCAAGCCGGGCCAGTGGGTGGTGGCGATCGGCTCGCCGTTCGGGTTGGATCACTCGGTGACCGCCGGTATCGTCAGTGCCACCGGCCGCAGCAACCCGTATGCGGATCAGCGCTACGTGCCCTTCATCCAGACCGACGTGGCGATCAATCAGGGCAACTCCGGTGGCCCGCTGCTCAACACGCGTGGCGAAGTGGTCGGCATCAATTCGCAGATCTTCTCCGCCTCGGGCGGCTACATGGGGATCAGTTTTGCGATCCCGATCGACCTGGCCTTCAGTGCCGCCGAACAGATCAAGGCCACCGGGCATGTGAGTCGCGGCATGCTGGGTGTGGCGGTCGGCCCGATCGATTCGCTCAAGGCGCAGGGCCTTGGCCTGCCGGACACGCGCGGCGCGCTGGTCAACGACATTCCCGCCGGCAGCCCGGCAGCAAAGGCCGGGATCGAAGTGGGCGATGTGATCACCGCCGTCAACGGCAAGCCGATCGAGGCGGCCAGCGATCTGCCGCCGATGATCGGCCTGATGGCGCCGGGCACCAAGGTCACGCTGGATGTCCTGCGCGACGGCAAGCCGCGCAAGGTGACGGTCACGCTGGCGACGCTGGACAACCCGGCCGGCAACGCTGCACCGCGCACCGCTGCCGACGACAGCAAGCCCAGCGCACCGGCCAGTGTGGAATTGCTCGGGCTGCAGCTCGCCGATCTGACCGCCGCCGAGCGCAGTCGCCTCGGCCTGGAAGCGGGCGAGGGCGTGCGCATCGCCTCGGTCACTGGCGCGGCAGCGCGCAGCACCCAGCCGCCGTTGTCGCCGGGCCTGATCATCGCGCGTGTCGGTCGCACCAAGGTCGGCAGCGTCGCCGACATCAATCGCGCGCTGGCCAGTGTCAAGAAGGGCGATGTGGTCATGCTGCTGGTCACCGACGGCAAGGCCACCAGCTATGTCGCTTTGAAGGCTGGCGGCTGA
- a CDS encoding sigma-E factor negative regulatory protein — protein sequence MSHTPVMSTTDKFELHYRQQLSALVDGELNADESRFLLRRLAHDDELAGCHERWQLCGDVLRGAASAPAPLDFAARVRTAIAEEPVPQAQPSTRPAARWRWGGGAAIAASVAAIALFMARERLPETARPAAQVPVFASAAQMPAAVQPPAAPKAPATPDPAAPDEVVALAAAVPAAALASARRGAATRNQQAARSVAARQQQTPNRMVAAATPAPVAPAVSPVAPSNPFTHSETTLQARPWPRAALSGAGDSPLNASFSQSRPGPAFYPFEPAPQAIASPSASRPLPVQPPQD from the coding sequence ATGAGCCATACCCCTGTGATGTCCACCACTGACAAGTTCGAGCTTCACTATCGCCAGCAGCTGTCTGCGCTGGTGGATGGCGAATTGAACGCCGACGAGTCGCGCTTCTTGTTGCGCCGTCTGGCCCACGACGACGAGCTGGCCGGTTGCCACGAACGTTGGCAGCTGTGCGGCGATGTGCTGCGTGGCGCAGCCAGTGCGCCTGCACCGCTGGATTTCGCAGCGCGTGTGCGCACGGCTATTGCCGAAGAGCCCGTACCTCAAGCGCAGCCATCCACGCGTCCGGCAGCACGCTGGCGCTGGGGTGGTGGCGCGGCGATTGCGGCATCGGTCGCAGCGATCGCCTTGTTCATGGCGCGCGAGCGTTTGCCCGAGACGGCGCGGCCCGCCGCCCAGGTGCCGGTATTCGCCTCGGCCGCGCAGATGCCCGCCGCAGTGCAGCCGCCTGCTGCGCCGAAAGCGCCGGCGACACCGGATCCGGCCGCACCTGACGAGGTTGTCGCGCTCGCTGCAGCGGTGCCTGCCGCCGCGCTGGCTTCCGCCCGTCGCGGTGCGGCCACGCGCAATCAGCAGGCCGCACGCAGTGTCGCTGCCCGCCAGCAGCAGACGCCGAACCGCATGGTGGCCGCTGCCACGCCGGCACCGGTTGCCCCGGCAGTGAGTCCGGTCGCGCCGTCGAACCCGTTCACGCATTCCGAGACGACATTGCAGGCGCGGCCCTGGCCGCGCGCGGCCTTGTCCGGTGCTGGCGACAGTCCGCTCAATGCCAGCTTCAGTCAAAGCCGCCCGGGCCCGGCGTTCTATCCGTTCGAGCCTGCGCCGCAAGCGATTGCCAGCCCGTCAGCGAGCCGGCCGCTGCCGGTGCAGCCGCCGCAAGACTGA
- the rpoE gene encoding RNA polymerase sigma factor RpoE, whose amino-acid sequence MAEVDTPQELDLELVRRAQRGESAAFDVLVRKYQHRIVALIGRYIADWSECQDVAQDTFVRAYRAINSFRGDSQFYTWLHRIAVNTAKNHLVAHNRRPPTDDIEISDAEQFDGATRLRDTDTPERELMRQELEQTVMRAVQALPEELRSAITLREVDGLSYDEIARKMDCPIGTVRSRIFRAREAIDIELRPLLETESATRERHRV is encoded by the coding sequence ATGGCCGAAGTCGATACACCTCAGGAGCTGGACCTGGAACTGGTCCGGCGTGCGCAGCGCGGAGAGAGCGCAGCGTTCGATGTGCTGGTGCGCAAATACCAGCACCGCATCGTTGCGTTGATCGGGCGCTACATCGCCGATTGGAGCGAATGTCAGGATGTGGCCCAGGATACGTTTGTGCGCGCCTACCGCGCGATCAACAGTTTCCGCGGCGATTCGCAGTTCTATACATGGTTGCACCGCATTGCCGTGAACACTGCCAAGAACCATCTGGTTGCGCACAACCGCCGTCCGCCCACCGACGACATCGAGATCAGCGATGCCGAGCAGTTCGATGGGGCGACACGCTTGCGCGACACCGACACCCCGGAGCGCGAATTGATGCGACAGGAGCTGGAACAAACGGTGATGCGTGCGGTCCAAGCCCTGCCGGAAGAACTTCGGTCGGCCATCACCCTGCGCGAGGTGGATGGGCTGAGCTACGACGAAATCGCGCGAAAAATGGATTGCCCGATCGGAACGGTGCGCTCGCGCATCTTCCGGGCGCGCGAGGCCATCGACATCGAGCTGCGGCCTCTGCTGGAGACCGAAAGCGCTACCCGTGAGCGACACCGCGTATGA
- a CDS encoding 3-hydroxyacyl-CoA dehydrogenase NAD-binding domain-containing protein: MLPGFDGLRFSHWQADLREDGVVVLSLDRQGAPVNAFSQEVLLELGALIERLALEPPKGVVLRSGKANGFIAGADLKEFQEFDRKGTVNDAIQRGQSVFQKLAELPCPTVAAIHGFCMGGGTEIALACRYRVASDDGSTRIGLPETKLGIFPGWGGSARLPRLIGAPAAMDLMLTGRTVSAKAARAMGLIDKVAAPAVLVDVAAALALTGSKRPFKQRATAWATNTLLARKLLASQMRKQVARKARKEHYPAPYALINVWERAGGGGIQARLAAERKAVVKLASTPTARNLIRIFFLTERLKALGGKDAGTAALAPIRHVHVIGAGVMGGDIAAWAAYKGFEVTLQDREQRFIDTALTRGGELFDKRVKDEAKRPAVAARLRGDLAGAGVAQADLVIEAIIENPQAKRDLYQSIEPQLKPDALLTTNTSSIPLTELRGHIQRPAQFAGLHYFNPVSMMPLVEIVQHDGLDPANVARLAAFCKALDKFPVPVAGTPGFLVNRVLFPYLLEAATAYAEGVPGPVLDKTAVKFGMPMGPIELIDTVGLDVAAGVGAELAPFLHLPIPAALATVEPGKRGKKDGQGLYKWENGRAVKPEVASGYAVPADLEDRLILPLLNEAVACLHDGVVADADLLDAGVIFGTGFAPFRGGPIQHIRSVGADALLERLQALHARYGDRFAPRPGWESPLLREAVA, from the coding sequence ATGCTTCCAGGTTTCGACGGGCTCCGATTCAGCCATTGGCAGGCCGACCTGCGCGAGGACGGCGTGGTCGTGCTCAGCCTTGATCGCCAAGGTGCACCGGTCAACGCGTTTTCGCAGGAGGTGCTGCTCGAACTGGGCGCGCTGATCGAACGACTGGCACTGGAGCCGCCCAAGGGCGTGGTGCTGCGCTCGGGCAAGGCCAACGGCTTCATCGCCGGCGCCGACCTCAAGGAATTTCAGGAATTCGACCGCAAAGGCACCGTCAACGACGCGATCCAGCGCGGCCAGAGCGTGTTTCAGAAGCTGGCCGAACTGCCCTGCCCTACGGTCGCGGCGATCCACGGCTTCTGCATGGGCGGCGGGACCGAGATTGCGCTGGCGTGCCGTTACCGCGTGGCGTCCGACGATGGCAGCACGCGCATCGGCCTGCCGGAAACCAAGCTCGGCATCTTTCCCGGCTGGGGCGGCAGCGCCCGCTTGCCGCGTTTGATCGGTGCGCCGGCAGCGATGGATTTGATGCTGACCGGCCGTACCGTGTCGGCCAAGGCCGCGCGCGCGATGGGCCTGATCGACAAGGTCGCTGCGCCTGCGGTGCTGGTCGATGTCGCCGCCGCACTGGCGCTCACCGGCAGCAAACGCCCGTTCAAACAACGCGCCACTGCGTGGGCCACCAACACCTTGCTTGCGCGCAAGCTGCTGGCGTCACAGATGCGCAAGCAGGTCGCACGCAAGGCGCGCAAGGAGCATTACCCGGCGCCGTACGCGCTGATCAACGTGTGGGAACGTGCCGGCGGCGGCGGCATCCAGGCTCGTCTGGCCGCCGAGCGCAAGGCGGTGGTGAAACTCGCCAGCACACCGACCGCGCGCAATCTGATCCGCATCTTCTTCCTCACCGAGCGCTTGAAAGCACTGGGCGGCAAGGACGCTGGCACTGCGGCGCTGGCTCCTATCCGCCATGTACATGTGATCGGCGCCGGCGTGATGGGTGGCGATATCGCGGCCTGGGCGGCCTACAAGGGTTTCGAGGTCACGCTGCAGGATCGCGAGCAGCGCTTTATCGATACCGCGCTGACGCGCGGCGGCGAGTTGTTCGACAAGCGCGTGAAAGACGAGGCCAAGCGGCCGGCAGTGGCGGCGCGCCTGCGCGGCGATCTGGCCGGTGCGGGCGTGGCGCAGGCGGACCTGGTGATCGAAGCGATCATCGAAAATCCGCAGGCCAAGCGCGATCTGTATCAATCCATCGAGCCACAGCTCAAGCCCGATGCGTTGCTGACCACCAACACCTCGTCGATTCCGTTGACCGAGTTGCGTGGACACATCCAGCGTCCGGCGCAGTTCGCCGGCCTGCACTACTTCAATCCGGTGTCGATGATGCCGCTGGTGGAAATCGTGCAGCACGACGGCCTGGATCCGGCCAACGTCGCGCGCCTGGCCGCGTTCTGCAAGGCGCTGGACAAATTCCCGGTGCCGGTGGCCGGCACACCCGGTTTCCTGGTCAATCGCGTGCTGTTCCCGTATCTGCTCGAGGCGGCCACCGCGTATGCCGAAGGCGTGCCGGGCCCGGTGCTGGACAAGACCGCAGTGAAGTTCGGCATGCCGATGGGACCGATCGAACTGATCGATACGGTGGGGCTGGATGTTGCCGCCGGCGTGGGCGCAGAGCTCGCGCCGTTCCTGCACCTGCCGATTCCTGCGGCGCTGGCCACCGTGGAGCCAGGCAAGCGCGGCAAGAAGGACGGCCAGGGGTTGTACAAGTGGGAGAACGGGCGCGCGGTCAAACCCGAGGTCGCCAGCGGCTACGCGGTACCGGCCGATCTTGAAGACCGCTTGATCCTGCCGCTGCTCAACGAAGCGGTCGCCTGCCTGCACGACGGCGTAGTGGCCGATGCGGATCTGCTCGATGCGGGCGTTATCTTTGGCACCGGCTTTGCCCCGTTCCGCGGCGGCCCGATCCAGCACATCCGCAGTGTCGGCGCCGACGCGCTACTGGAACGTTTGCAGGCACTGCATGCGCGTTACGGCGATCGTTTTGCGCCGCGCCCAGGTTGGGAGTCGCCGTTGTTGCGTGAAGCGGTGGCGTGA